One genomic window of Tenacibaculum tangerinum includes the following:
- a CDS encoding TlpA family protein disulfide reductase — MIKYFIPLILTVFIGCESDKNKPTYFGGKIINPKAEFVVLSDNYDFNDTIPLNKDNTFLGSYNNFKEGLYIFHHGNELQYVYMQPSDSLLIRLNTWDFDESLVFSGINAERNNLLLESFLQYEQDYKNTSKYLSLPKNEFLAKIDSMKSIKSAILESYETRSNDASGFLDILNISLNFPLYAKLEEYAIQSLEKETTEKISSSYFNYRNDAPMNKDSLMFYGPYYRFIIKKIQNDAYLKNTEVKSAKFTQNLLHAIDENITLETVKNKMLYNAVIRNFYEEPSSEMKSEAFFTFFKLNTNNEHKKNVQRLINDLKILNKGEKLPSFKLIAADGELKDFSSIAKNKNTVVLLKNYQYASDDWVSSRFNYLVKKNPDINFVLVNLCDSSKRFTKNVDVKYQYTIPSESDVCNFTTSKFPRMILVDKNGIIQNGYTSLSAKDINSEISNLQKNK; from the coding sequence ATGATTAAGTATTTTATACCTCTCATATTAACTGTATTTATTGGATGTGAATCTGACAAAAATAAACCTACCTATTTTGGGGGTAAGATCATCAATCCAAAAGCTGAGTTCGTTGTATTGTCTGACAATTATGACTTTAACGATACTATTCCTCTCAATAAAGACAATACATTTTTAGGAAGCTATAATAACTTTAAAGAAGGATTATACATATTTCACCACGGTAACGAATTGCAGTATGTGTATATGCAACCTTCTGATAGCTTACTAATTAGGCTAAATACTTGGGACTTTGACGAGTCGCTAGTTTTTAGTGGTATTAATGCTGAACGAAACAATCTATTATTGGAGTCTTTTTTACAGTACGAACAAGATTACAAAAACACCTCCAAGTACCTTTCGTTACCTAAAAATGAATTTTTAGCAAAAATAGATTCAATGAAATCTATCAAGAGTGCTATTTTAGAAAGTTATGAAACTCGTAGTAACGATGCGTCAGGTTTTCTAGATATTTTAAATATTTCTCTAAATTTTCCTTTATATGCGAAGCTAGAAGAGTATGCTATACAAAGTTTAGAGAAAGAAACTACTGAAAAAATTAGCAGTTCTTACTTTAATTACCGTAATGATGCTCCAATGAATAAAGATTCTTTAATGTTCTACGGACCCTATTATAGGTTTATTATTAAGAAAATACAAAACGATGCTTACTTAAAAAACACAGAAGTAAAATCAGCAAAATTTACGCAAAACTTATTACATGCTATTGATGAAAACATAACTCTTGAAACTGTTAAAAATAAAATGTTATACAACGCTGTTATTCGCAACTTTTATGAAGAACCAAGCAGCGAAATGAAAAGTGAAGCATTTTTTACTTTCTTCAAGTTAAATACAAATAACGAGCATAAAAAAAATGTACAACGCTTAATTAATGATTTAAAAATATTAAATAAAGGAGAAAAACTACCTTCTTTTAAACTAATTGCGGCTGATGGCGAGCTAAAAGATTTTTCTAGTATCGCTAAAAATAAAAATACTGTTGTATTGTTAAAGAACTATCAATACGCTTCAGACGATTGGGTGTCTTCTCGTTTTAATTATTTAGTAAAGAAAAATCCTGATATTAACTTTGTACTAGTTAATTTATGCGACTCTTCAAAAAGGTTTACTAAAAACGTAGATGTAAAATACCAATATACCATACCTAGTGAAAGTGATGTGTGTAATTTTACTACCAGTAAATTTCCTCGTATGATTTTGGTTGACAAAAACGGAATTATTCAAAACGGCTATACCAGTTTGTCGGCCAAAGATATCAACTCAGAAATCAGTAATTTACAAAAAAACAAATAG
- a CDS encoding RNA polymerase sigma factor, with amino-acid sequence MNQSDFLKVVLPFKDKVFRLAKRLLVSTEEAEDATQELYFKLWRNREKLSDYKNVEAFAMTMTKNYCYDRLKSKQASNLTLVHSNYKEKDTPLEKRVEHNDSVNRVHQLIEKLPEQQKIIIQLRDIEQYDFDEICKMVDMKPTAVRVALSRARKAIRQELIKQHNYGVS; translated from the coding sequence ATGAACCAATCGGACTTTTTAAAAGTTGTATTACCATTTAAAGACAAAGTCTTTCGTTTAGCGAAAAGATTGTTGGTTTCTACAGAAGAAGCTGAAGACGCTACACAAGAGTTGTACTTTAAATTATGGAGAAACAGAGAAAAACTCTCTGATTACAAAAATGTAGAGGCATTTGCAATGACCATGACAAAGAATTACTGTTACGATAGATTAAAGTCAAAACAAGCAAGTAATTTAACCTTAGTTCATAGCAATTATAAAGAAAAAGATACTCCTCTTGAAAAGAGAGTAGAACATAACGACAGTGTAAACCGAGTACATCAGCTAATTGAGAAGTTACCAGAACAGCAAAAAATAATCATACAGTTACGAGATATTGAACAATATGATTTTGATGAAATATGTAAAATGGTTGATATGAAACCAACAGCTGTTAGAGTAGCTTTATCAAGAGCTAGAAAAGCAATAAGACAAGAATTAATAAAACAACACAACTATGGAGTTAGCTAA
- the tnpA gene encoding IS200/IS605 family transposase: MTKYRKLPHMYCKCNRHLAFTPKYRFQIIEGMMKSLVDHYLQVISRWKDVLIIEINVQKYYIHLVCSIPPIVSIPEYMRMKVKIAIKLFKTYPILKQKPYFGNHFWSK; encoded by the coding sequence ATGACTAAATATAGAAAATTACCCCACATGTATTGTAAATGTAATCGCCACCTTGCTTTCACACCGAAGTATCGATTTCAGATCATAGAAGGAATGATGAAATCATTAGTTGATCATTATTTGCAAGTAATCAGTAGATGGAAAGATGTATTGATAATCGAGATAAATGTACAAAAGTATTACATCCATCTTGTCTGTTCAATACCTCCTATAGTTTCAATACCAGAATATATGAGGATGAAAGTGAAAATTGCAATCAAACTTTTCAAGACTTACCCAATTTTGAAACAAAAGCCATACTTTGGTAATCATTTTTGGTCAAAATGA
- a CDS encoding DUF4252 domain-containing protein, translated as MKKIITIFALIFVSNLSFGQSIFDKLEDMDEVSSVIVNKDAFEILSKFKGPSEDNEAMEVFKMIQDLQELKLFSTENANVSAQMEKMVKSAVKQGNLIELMRVKDKDSRVKIYVKSTKNKDFVSEVLMFIKDKDSKNGTPESVIVSLTGNIDINKMSKLTETFSKDDK; from the coding sequence ATGAAAAAAATAATAACAATATTCGCATTGATATTTGTATCAAACCTAAGTTTTGGACAGTCTATATTTGATAAATTAGAAGATATGGATGAAGTATCATCAGTAATTGTAAACAAAGATGCTTTTGAAATTTTATCAAAATTCAAGGGGCCGTCAGAAGACAATGAAGCGATGGAAGTTTTTAAAATGATTCAAGACTTGCAAGAGTTAAAATTATTTTCAACAGAAAACGCCAATGTATCTGCCCAAATGGAAAAAATGGTAAAATCGGCAGTTAAACAAGGAAATTTAATAGAGTTAATGCGTGTAAAAGACAAAGATTCTCGTGTTAAAATCTATGTAAAATCAACAAAAAACAAAGATTTTGTTAGTGAAGTGTTGATGTTTATTAAAGATAAAGACTCAAAGAATGGAACACCAGAATCTGTAATAGTTTCGTTAACAGGTAATATCGACATCAATAAAATGTCGAAATTAACAGAAACGTTTTCTAAAGACGATAAGTAA
- a CDS encoding DEAD/DEAH box helicase, which translates to MSTFLDLGLQEPINRALTDLGYEKPTVIQEKAIPQIISSTEDLKAFAQTGTGKTAAFSLPIIELIDQTSTHTQAIILSPTRELAVQIGKNIEDFSKYLPNLRVATVYGGANIDEQIKKLKKGVQIVVGTPGRTVDLIKRRALKLGNIQWLVLDEADEMLNMGFKDELDQVLEATPNTKQTLLFSATFPREVEDIAKNYMTNPVELTSGQKNQGSDNVSHEYYLVNEKTRYSALKRVADLNPDIYGIVFCRTRRETQEVANNLIRDGYNADALHGDLSQAQRDSVMEKFRKKNIQILVATDVAARGLDVNNLTHVINHKLPDQIENYNHRSGRTGRAGNKGISIVLVSKKEQGKLRPIERIIKKQFVHTPIPSGKEICQNQLFHLIDKVHNTEVNTEQIEGFLPSIYQKLEDLSREELIQKFVSLEFNTFLSYYENAPDLNNLSSRENSRGRSSSENMTRFFINLGRKDRLNPAKLIGLINDQNIGDKIEIGAIDILDTFSFFEIDKNFEKETLDAFAVNDPDFNGRSVNIEITKNDRNGAGGRSSRKSGGGFNGKKRRSDRPTDNKKSFGRIRNEKSSSRRTDNKPAAGFGRKRRRD; encoded by the coding sequence ATGTCAACATTTTTAGATTTAGGTTTGCAAGAACCTATCAATAGGGCTTTGACCGATTTAGGTTACGAAAAGCCAACAGTAATTCAAGAAAAAGCGATTCCTCAAATCATTTCTTCCACAGAAGATTTAAAAGCATTTGCACAAACAGGTACAGGTAAAACTGCTGCCTTTAGTTTGCCTATTATTGAACTTATCGATCAAACAAGCACGCACACACAAGCAATCATCTTATCTCCTACCCGTGAACTAGCGGTACAAATAGGTAAGAATATTGAAGATTTTTCAAAATACCTACCCAATTTAAGAGTAGCAACTGTTTATGGAGGTGCTAATATTGATGAGCAAATTAAAAAATTAAAAAAAGGGGTTCAAATAGTTGTAGGTACTCCAGGTAGAACCGTAGACTTAATTAAAAGAAGAGCTTTAAAGCTCGGTAATATACAATGGTTGGTGTTAGATGAAGCCGATGAAATGCTTAACATGGGGTTTAAAGATGAATTAGACCAAGTTTTAGAAGCTACACCAAATACCAAACAAACGTTATTGTTTTCGGCAACTTTTCCTAGAGAGGTAGAAGATATTGCTAAAAATTACATGACCAACCCAGTTGAGCTTACATCAGGTCAGAAAAATCAAGGTTCTGATAATGTAAGTCATGAATACTATTTGGTTAATGAAAAAACTCGCTACTCTGCATTGAAAAGAGTGGCAGACTTAAACCCTGACATATACGGAATTGTTTTCTGTAGAACGCGTAGAGAAACGCAAGAAGTAGCGAACAACTTGATTAGAGATGGTTATAATGCCGATGCTTTACATGGCGATTTATCACAAGCACAGCGTGACTCTGTCATGGAAAAATTCCGTAAAAAGAATATTCAAATATTAGTTGCTACCGATGTTGCCGCTCGTGGATTGGATGTAAACAATCTTACCCACGTAATCAATCATAAACTACCCGATCAAATTGAAAACTACAACCACCGTAGTGGTAGAACTGGTAGGGCTGGTAACAAAGGAATTTCTATTGTTTTAGTAAGTAAAAAAGAGCAAGGAAAACTACGCCCTATTGAGCGCATCATAAAAAAACAATTTGTTCATACCCCTATTCCTTCTGGTAAGGAAATATGTCAAAATCAATTGTTTCACTTAATTGATAAAGTTCATAATACAGAAGTAAATACCGAGCAAATTGAAGGTTTTTTACCAAGCATTTATCAAAAATTAGAAGACTTAAGTCGTGAAGAGTTAATTCAAAAGTTTGTGTCATTAGAGTTCAATACTTTCTTATCATACTACGAAAATGCTCCTGATTTGAATAATTTATCTTCAAGAGAAAATTCAAGAGGGCGTTCTTCTAGTGAAAATATGACTCGTTTCTTTATTAATTTAGGAAGGAAAGATCGCTTAAACCCTGCTAAACTTATTGGTTTAATCAACGATCAAAATATTGGAGATAAAATCGAAATTGGTGCTATTGATATTTTAGATACGTTTTCATTCTTTGAGATTGACAAAAACTTCGAAAAAGAAACTCTTGACGCGTTTGCTGTAAATGATCCAGATTTTAACGGTCGCTCTGTAAATATTGAAATTACTAAAAACGACCGAAATGGCGCTGGTGGAAGAAGTTCACGTAAAAGTGGTGGCGGGTTTAATGGTAAAAAACGTAGAAGTGATAGACCTACTGACAATAAAAAAAGTTTTGGTAGAATACGTAATGAAAAGAGCTCTTCTAGAAGAACAGACAACAAACCTGCTGCTGGTTTTGGTAGAAAACGTAGAAGAGATTAA
- a CDS encoding DUF3667 domain-containing protein has protein sequence MTCVSCGKKHNGNYCSNCGEKSGNNSINFTSFIKDSFSTITNMDKGFLFNIKALMINPKKLILEYLNGKRKGIFNPISFLFLSITIYLILVNFLKIPKVSSSYIEPNNDSLKSIGYEIGLFIRTYFRYFWIFSIVPLAISLKSFFRYNFIELLAVSCFILGQATLVATISFICFRLPLIFDPIIYLFIMFLTYRIIRTPNKTESLLMAFTSTFIFVLLLILAVALFGMIKSIF, from the coding sequence ATGACTTGCGTTTCTTGTGGAAAAAAACATAATGGAAACTATTGTTCAAATTGTGGTGAAAAAAGCGGTAACAACTCTATAAACTTTACAAGCTTTATAAAAGACTCTTTTTCAACAATAACCAATATGGATAAAGGTTTTTTATTCAATATTAAAGCCTTAATGATTAATCCTAAAAAATTAATATTGGAATATTTAAACGGAAAAAGAAAAGGTATATTTAACCCTATTTCATTTCTATTTCTATCCATTACTATATACTTAATCCTAGTTAATTTTTTAAAAATTCCAAAAGTATCTAGTAGTTATATTGAACCGAATAATGATTCGTTAAAATCCATTGGTTATGAAATTGGTTTATTTATAAGAACTTATTTTAGGTACTTTTGGATATTTTCTATTGTTCCTTTAGCAATATCATTAAAATCATTTTTTAGATATAACTTTATAGAACTATTAGCTGTAAGTTGTTTTATTTTAGGTCAAGCTACTCTTGTCGCTACAATTAGTTTTATTTGTTTTAGGCTTCCCTTAATTTTTGATCCAATTATATATTTATTTATAATGTTTCTAACATATAGAATTATCAGGACTCCAAATAAGACTGAATCATTATTAATGGCTTTTACCAGCACATTTATATTTGTTCTTCTACTTATACTTGCTGTAGCACTTTTTGGAATGATTAAATCGATTTTTTAA
- a CDS encoding M1 family metallopeptidase — translation MKFKKLIVVAIAFFTVTLFSQSGKAYRAEKDKVHNLVHTKLKVDFNFQQKEMNGEEWVTLSPHFYETDKVTLDAKAMLIQKVTLNNQPLEYTYNDYELIINLPRTYKRNEEFTLYIKYTARPERVKQKGSAAITAAKGLYFINPTGFDKNKPTQIWTQGETEASSCWFPTIDAPNQKTSQEIYITVPQKYVTLSNGKLEKQATNADGTRTDYWNFTQKHAPYLFFMGVGGYEIIRDQYKDIPVEYYVEKEYAPYAKDIFGNTPEMLAFFSKVTGIEYPWNKYAQIVGRDYVSGAMENTTAVIHGERAYQTPGQLIDENVQENTIAHEAFHHWFGDLVTAESWSNLTVNESFANYSEYLWLAHKYGKDEADAHLFEDIESYKNGQNYDKHLVRFYYDDKEDMFDAVSYNKGGAILHMLRNYLGDDAFFTGLNTYLTDNKYGTGEAHQLRLAFEKVSGKDLNKFFNQWYFNSGHPKLSISYDYNKLRKTVTVNIRQTQMNEFTFPFAIDVFEGGKRTRHKVFVEGRDASFTFPFTKNPDLIQVNADGVLLCDINENKVLSDYIYQLKYAQNYAHKREALLEVARHQDDKKAFNAVADALDDEFYKIRILALENINLINKYSKKNVIDQIMRIAQNDPKTLVQAAAIETLGKLTDPALKSVFEKGLQSKSYSVLGKSLVAMYYIDKQLAIQKSKTLPLAVKKIIATPLTRIYLEENDDEELSFIASNVMSGMFLSPNKKIQSLYKEAFDKIAKSNNTEAIQNLSDDIVAKGLQYKQYGFDQVGINLLRQLAQLQKNTKPSNKEKHLKIIQIAMAKLLE, via the coding sequence ATGAAATTTAAAAAACTCATTGTTGTTGCAATTGCATTTTTTACTGTAACATTATTCTCTCAATCAGGAAAAGCATACAGAGCCGAAAAAGATAAAGTTCATAACTTAGTTCATACAAAGTTAAAAGTGGATTTTAACTTTCAACAAAAAGAAATGAACGGAGAAGAATGGGTAACCTTAAGCCCTCATTTTTATGAAACTGATAAGGTTACATTAGATGCTAAAGCAATGCTAATTCAAAAGGTAACACTGAATAATCAACCGCTGGAGTATACGTACAATGACTATGAGTTAATCATCAACTTACCTCGCACGTATAAGCGAAATGAAGAGTTTACCTTATATATTAAATACACAGCAAGACCTGAAAGAGTGAAGCAAAAGGGCAGTGCTGCTATTACAGCTGCAAAAGGATTGTATTTTATCAATCCAACAGGTTTTGATAAAAACAAGCCAACCCAAATTTGGACTCAAGGAGAAACTGAAGCGAGTAGTTGCTGGTTTCCAACAATTGATGCTCCAAACCAAAAGACATCACAAGAAATATATATAACGGTTCCACAAAAGTATGTAACACTTTCTAACGGAAAATTAGAAAAGCAAGCGACTAATGCAGATGGAACTCGTACCGATTATTGGAATTTTACGCAAAAACATGCTCCCTACTTATTTTTTATGGGAGTAGGCGGGTATGAAATTATTAGAGATCAATATAAAGACATTCCTGTAGAATATTATGTAGAAAAAGAATATGCACCGTATGCAAAAGATATTTTTGGAAATACTCCTGAAATGTTAGCGTTCTTTTCAAAGGTTACAGGAATTGAGTATCCGTGGAATAAGTACGCGCAAATTGTTGGACGCGATTATGTAAGTGGCGCCATGGAAAACACTACGGCAGTAATTCATGGAGAAAGAGCTTACCAAACCCCAGGGCAATTAATTGATGAAAACGTACAAGAAAACACGATAGCACACGAAGCTTTTCATCATTGGTTTGGAGATTTGGTAACGGCTGAAAGTTGGAGTAACTTAACAGTAAACGAGAGTTTTGCAAACTACAGCGAGTATTTATGGTTAGCGCATAAATATGGAAAAGATGAAGCAGATGCACACTTGTTTGAAGATATTGAAAGCTATAAAAACGGACAAAACTATGATAAACATTTAGTGCGTTTTTATTACGATGATAAAGAAGATATGTTTGATGCCGTTAGCTATAACAAAGGAGGGGCAATTTTACACATGTTACGTAACTACTTAGGTGACGATGCTTTTTTTACAGGATTAAACACCTATTTAACCGATAATAAATACGGAACAGGAGAGGCACATCAATTACGTTTAGCCTTTGAAAAAGTAAGCGGCAAAGACTTGAATAAGTTTTTTAATCAGTGGTATTTTAATAGCGGACATCCGAAGTTGTCAATTTCGTACGATTATAATAAACTCAGAAAAACAGTTACCGTAAATATCAGACAAACTCAAATGAACGAATTTACATTTCCATTCGCTATTGATGTGTTTGAAGGAGGTAAACGCACACGCCACAAGGTGTTTGTTGAAGGAAGAGATGCCTCATTTACATTTCCTTTTACTAAAAATCCAGATTTAATTCAGGTAAATGCCGACGGAGTGTTGCTGTGTGATATCAACGAAAATAAAGTATTGAGCGATTATATTTATCAACTAAAGTATGCTCAAAACTATGCACATAAAAGAGAAGCTTTGTTAGAAGTAGCTAGACATCAGGATGATAAAAAAGCGTTTAATGCAGTTGCTGATGCTTTGGATGATGAGTTTTATAAAATAAGGATTTTAGCTTTAGAGAATATCAATTTAATCAATAAATACTCTAAAAAGAATGTGATTGACCAAATTATGCGAATTGCTCAGAACGACCCAAAAACCTTAGTACAAGCAGCCGCCATTGAAACTTTAGGAAAATTAACAGACCCAGCATTAAAATCCGTATTTGAAAAAGGTTTGCAAAGTAAATCCTACTCAGTATTAGGAAAGTCGTTGGTAGCAATGTATTATATCGATAAACAATTGGCAATTCAAAAATCGAAAACCTTGCCTTTAGCAGTAAAAAAGATTATTGCAACACCGCTAACACGCATTTATTTAGAAGAAAACGATGATGAAGAGTTAAGTTTTATAGCGAGCAATGTAATGTCTGGAATGTTTTTAAGTCCGAATAAGAAAATTCAGTCATTGTATAAAGAAGCATTCGATAAGATTGCCAAAAGTAATAATACAGAAGCTATTCAAAACCTATCAGATGATATTGTAGCCAAAGGACTCCAATACAAACAATATGGCTTCGATCAGGTAGGAATTAATTTATTACGTCAACTTGCTCAACTGCAAAAAAATACTAAACCATCGAATAAAGAAAAACACCTAAAAATTATTCAAATAGCTATGGCGAAGCTACTCGAATAA
- a CDS encoding S41 family peptidase, producing MKLLKTFLIILFSTLIVSCSEKDDAPKNIEVQNFVWKGLNAYYLWQDLVPDLSDRRFSNDNELYSYLSGYESPANLFYNLLYMPNEYPKDPNRTYSWIVDDYIALEDSFAGIRLTSGMKLKGADYADGSGNFYIYVYDVVTSSDADIQGVTRGMIITEINGTTITRANINNLLNNNTFTIHLADYNAGNPVSNGTTITVNKSQVTENPIKVTNVIVEGSHTIGYLMYNQFSRNFDGELNAEFAKFQTAGLTDLIIDLRYNGGGSVQTATYLGSMITGQFNGELFSKQVWNHKVMEVTNTDLLINNFTDQILNKDQQGNVILNEAINSLNLETIYFIVSENSASASELVINALKPYITVKLVGIQTYGKHVGSITLYDSDNYTRNGNNLKSHTWAMQPIVLEIQNVNGENAPEGFIPEVLIDEDPGNLGVLGDSTEPLLARTIQYITTGSKGVPTIQQNTQISPSWNSNMMHPDYNNMYVELK from the coding sequence ATGAAATTACTAAAAACATTCCTAATTATCTTATTTTCAACACTAATTGTTTCTTGTAGTGAAAAAGACGATGCTCCAAAAAATATTGAAGTTCAAAATTTTGTTTGGAAAGGTTTAAATGCCTACTATTTATGGCAAGACTTGGTTCCTGATTTATCTGACAGACGTTTTAGCAACGATAATGAGTTATACAGTTATTTATCGGGGTATGAAAGTCCTGCTAATTTGTTTTACAATTTATTGTATATGCCTAATGAATACCCTAAAGATCCTAATCGAACTTATTCTTGGATTGTAGATGATTATATCGCTTTAGAAGATTCTTTTGCTGGAATACGCCTCACAAGTGGTATGAAATTAAAAGGTGCTGATTATGCCGATGGTTCTGGAAACTTCTATATTTATGTATACGATGTTGTTACGAGTTCTGATGCCGATATTCAAGGGGTTACTCGTGGTATGATTATTACAGAAATTAATGGAACAACCATAACCAGAGCAAATATCAATAATTTATTAAACAACAATACATTTACTATTCATTTAGCTGATTATAATGCTGGAAATCCAGTTAGTAACGGAACAACAATTACGGTTAACAAATCTCAAGTAACAGAAAACCCAATAAAAGTAACCAATGTAATCGTGGAAGGTAGCCATACTATTGGATATTTAATGTATAATCAATTCTCAAGAAATTTCGATGGAGAGTTAAATGCTGAGTTTGCTAAGTTTCAAACAGCAGGTCTTACCGACTTAATCATCGATTTACGTTATAATGGTGGAGGTTCAGTACAAACAGCTACCTACCTGGGAAGTATGATTACTGGACAGTTTAATGGGGAACTTTTTTCAAAACAAGTTTGGAATCATAAAGTAATGGAAGTAACAAATACTGATTTACTGATCAATAACTTTACCGACCAAATTTTAAATAAAGACCAACAAGGAAATGTAATATTGAATGAAGCTATTAATAGTCTAAACTTAGAAACGATATATTTTATAGTATCTGAAAATTCTGCCTCTGCTTCAGAATTAGTTATCAATGCTTTGAAACCTTATATTACTGTGAAGCTCGTGGGTATTCAAACGTACGGAAAGCATGTAGGTTCTATTACTTTATACGATTCTGATAACTATACTCGTAATGGTAACAACCTAAAAAGTCATACTTGGGCTATGCAACCTATTGTATTAGAAATTCAAAATGTTAATGGTGAAAATGCTCCTGAAGGATTTATTCCTGAAGTTTTAATAGATGAAGACCCTGGTAACTTAGGCGTTTTAGGAGATTCTACAGAGCCTTTGTTAGCAAGAACCATTCAATATATTACTACAGGATCAAAAGGAGTTCCCACAATACAACAAAATACTCAAATTTCTCCGTCGTGGAATTCAAATATGATGCACCCTGATTATAACAATATGTATGTGGAGTTAAAGTAA
- a CDS encoding DUF4252 domain-containing protein: MKKLFIYSILLVAFVTVSCKTESLQSYLVESQEKEGFITFDLPASVLQLSMDKASEQDKEAYQSIKKINITGVPYKNLDEASYEAEKEKLKSIFKKSDYKQLMKFKKDGANATIYYSGDADAIDEIVAFGYGKDMGVGVARLLGENMNVGKIMEMMQKVKMDAGGVDLKQFKMIFDEKDRSSEETE, from the coding sequence ATGAAAAAATTATTTATATATTCAATATTACTTGTAGCTTTTGTTACTGTTTCGTGTAAAACAGAATCTTTACAAAGCTATTTGGTAGAAAGTCAAGAAAAAGAAGGATTTATAACTTTTGATTTGCCTGCAAGTGTACTACAGTTAAGTATGGATAAGGCGTCTGAACAAGATAAAGAAGCCTATCAAAGTATTAAAAAAATAAATATTACAGGAGTTCCTTATAAAAATTTAGACGAAGCTAGTTACGAAGCAGAGAAGGAGAAGTTGAAATCAATCTTTAAAAAATCGGACTATAAGCAGTTGATGAAATTTAAGAAAGACGGAGCCAATGCAACAATTTATTATTCAGGCGATGCAGATGCTATTGATGAAATTGTAGCTTTTGGCTACGGGAAAGACATGGGAGTAGGAGTAGCTCGTCTTTTAGGAGAAAATATGAATGTTGGAAAGATTATGGAAATGATGCAAAAAGTAAAAATGGATGCTGGTGGAGTAGATTTAAAGCAGTTCAAAATGATTTTTGATGAAAAGGATCGTTCTTCAGAAGAAACAGAATAA
- a CDS encoding sterol desaturase family protein: protein METLIHYFETVPSSHRSILLVGGITFFWLLESAVPLFRFKYNKWKHAWPNLFFTATTVIINFALAFVLLKTADWVQATNFGLINWLPEMPLWLYVLLGVLCLDFFGAYLAHLVEHKVKPLWMVHLVHHTDHKVDTTTANRHHPIESVIRFTFTLLGVFLVGTPIGIIMLYQSMSLVFTQLTHANIKMPKKLDKVLSYVIVSPDMHKVHHHNLLPYTDSNYGNIFSIWDRILGTYMELDREKIVYGVDTFPDEEKNSSLKELLKQPFQGYRKPTNIEGLK, encoded by the coding sequence TTGGAAACGCTTATACATTATTTTGAAACCGTTCCTTCAAGTCATAGAAGTATACTTTTAGTTGGTGGAATTACATTCTTTTGGTTGTTGGAAAGTGCTGTGCCTTTATTTCGTTTTAAATACAATAAATGGAAGCATGCATGGCCTAACTTATTTTTTACAGCGACTACCGTGATCATCAATTTTGCGTTGGCATTTGTATTGTTAAAAACAGCCGATTGGGTGCAAGCAACTAATTTTGGATTGATTAACTGGCTTCCTGAAATGCCTTTATGGTTATATGTATTATTGGGGGTGTTGTGTTTAGATTTCTTCGGCGCCTATTTAGCGCATTTGGTAGAGCATAAGGTAAAACCTTTATGGATGGTACACTTGGTGCATCATACCGACCATAAGGTAGATACTACCACCGCAAACAGACATCACCCAATAGAGAGTGTTATTCGTTTTACTTTTACCTTGCTAGGTGTCTTTTTAGTAGGAACGCCTATCGGAATTATCATGCTGTATCAATCGATGTCGTTAGTGTTCACGCAGTTAACACATGCTAATATTAAGATGCCTAAGAAATTAGATAAAGTATTGAGTTATGTAATCGTTTCGCCCGATATGCACAAAGTACACCATCACAACCTCTTGCCTTATACCGATTCTAATTATGGAAATATTTTCTCTATTTGGGACCGAATATTAGGAACCTACATGGAGTTGGATAGAGAAAAAATAGTATACGGCGTAGATACATTTCCTGACGAAGAGAAAAACTCCAGTTTAAAAGAATTATTAAAACAACCTTTTCAAGGGTATCGAAAGCCTACGAATATTGAAGGTTTAAAATAA